In the genome of Naumovozyma dairenensis CBS 421 chromosome 7, complete genome, the window taatgatgattataatCCCCTTGACTGTTAGGCTATTCAGGGAAACCTACGTGGGCACAGACTTCAGGATGGGATAGTATGATCTGAATACGGATTGTACCCTGATCATGTATAACGAGGATCATAATGAAATGTGTTACCCGCTTGTGTGACACGCCAAGCTTGACGATCCTTACTAATAAGAACTTTGCAACTGAAGCTGCTCAGAGAACGTTACCGAACTTATAACCTTTGGGTATTTACCTTATCCTCCTCTCtgcttattatataaaatatgtAACTAAAAacttatatattatactaAGCGTATTAATAGATAACCCTGTACTATCAACAAGAagtaaattatatataatataaccATCATTATAGATTAATGAATATGTACTCTAAACTTtatcattcattaatatataagtggaataatgaataattattCATTGGGAAgtatatatagtataataattatattatcaaaCCTACGTTTGTCAAAACAGATTATCCTGTATCTTAGCTCTTTCTCTCTTTCTACTActatttaatttcttttgtcGTATCCTTCCTTCGTTACTACGCCTTTTGATTTCATCCCATTTTTTAACGTACTTGGTGCCGTCTCTGAAGGAAAAGAGCACACATTTTTGATCTCTTCAATTAGTTTGTTGAGACACAATTGCTTGTTCTTTTCTCTTGACCGAAACGTATCTGACTGGATAACTATGGAATCGGTAGTTTTCTTGTAGTGCCGCAACGgcttttcaataattaactttttgatttcaaaaGGGATGAGCTGACAGTCTCTTAAGTTGCGGAGCGTCATCGTACATTTACTGCTAGTCTTATTCACTTTCTGTCCTCCAGGTCCACTTGACCTATCGAACCTTACCTGG includes:
- the PTH4 gene encoding Pth4p (similar to Saccharomyces cerevisiae YOL114C; ancestral locus Anc_3.59); amino-acid sequence: MNILNRHLFQKVKYRWFSTINGRDIQIYKKAKEWMENLSPATIPLDTFQVRFDRSSGPGGQKVNKTSSKCTMTLRNLRDCQLIPFEIKKLIIEKPLRHYKKTTDSIVIQSDTFRSREKNKQLCLNKLIEEIKNVCSFPSETAPSTLKNGMKSKGVVTKEGYDKRN